The Granulicella sibirica genome has a segment encoding these proteins:
- a CDS encoding anti-sigma factor family protein, which translates to MVIECKHVWDYISDYLDDSLSPETREMVQRHLEHCEICSAILDSSRNIMVLIADDQVFELPLGFSERLHARLSEEIESKPENIVKDSG; encoded by the coding sequence ATGGTCATAGAATGCAAGCACGTTTGGGACTACATCTCCGACTATCTTGATGACTCGTTATCCCCCGAGACGAGGGAAATGGTTCAACGGCACTTGGAACACTGCGAGATTTGCTCTGCAATCCTCGATTCGAGCCGCAATATCATGGTGCTCATCGCGGACGACCAGGTGTTTGAGTTACCGCTCGGCTTCAGCGAGCGTCTGCACGCGAGGCTATCCGAAGAGATTGAGAGTAAGCCAGAAAACATCGTCAAGGATTCTGGCTAG
- a CDS encoding sigma-70 family RNA polymerase sigma factor has product MDAELSVRDEARMIASILAGEREQYHELVRPYERSVYKMALSFMKNEADAEDVAQEAFLKAFRKLADFRGQAKFSTWLITITLNEARGRLRRQAIARTESLDESPEEGGHISPALLRDWREVPSAALERQEIRQMLQDAIANLSPLYREVFLLRDVEEFSIEETATALALTAGTVKVRLHRARMMMQKELAPKLKNAGPRRRWFQWS; this is encoded by the coding sequence ATGGACGCAGAACTCTCAGTCCGGGATGAAGCGCGGATGATCGCCTCTATACTTGCTGGTGAGAGGGAACAGTACCACGAGTTAGTCCGCCCGTATGAGCGCAGCGTCTACAAGATGGCACTTTCATTCATGAAAAATGAAGCTGATGCCGAAGATGTTGCGCAGGAAGCCTTTCTGAAGGCCTTTAGAAAGCTTGCGGACTTTCGGGGACAGGCGAAGTTCAGCACGTGGCTCATCACCATTACCTTGAACGAGGCGCGAGGCCGTTTGCGGCGGCAGGCGATAGCGCGGACGGAGTCGCTTGACGAATCCCCGGAGGAGGGCGGTCACATTTCGCCAGCGCTGCTCAGGGACTGGCGCGAGGTCCCCTCAGCGGCGCTCGAGAGGCAGGAAATCCGCCAAATGCTTCAGGACGCAATTGCCAATTTGTCACCGTTATATCGAGAAGTTTTCCTTCTGCGGGACGTAGAAGAGTTCTCTATTGAGGAAACGGCCACAGCACTCGCACTCACAGCCGGCACGGTTAAGGTTCGGTTGCATCGCGCCCGAATGATGATGCAGAAGGAGCTTGCGCCGAAACTCAAGAACGCCGGGCCCCGGAGGAGGTGGTTTCAATGGTCATAG